CCTTAGTACCTGACTCATTCCTTATTCCAGACAGCCTCTCTCGGGAGGGGAGAATTAACCTAAAATACAAGCTCCACAGAGCCATCCACTAcaggtcagggctggagagatggttcagtggttaaaagcacctcttgctcttgtagaagacctgggtttgattcccagcaatcacCTGTCTACgcataaccatccataactctagtttcaggggatatgttgacctcttctgatctccatgggctTCAGgttcacacatatatgcaggaaatactcatacacataaaataaataaatctaagtgaagaaagaaaccaagatactGGTTCAGTGACCAGGAATATGCAAGCTAGAGAGAGGCTATAAGACTGGTCAGCCGGGGTTGAGGTTTTGGTGTGGTGGGGAGGGAACTAGTTTTAGAAGCCCATGGATCCATTTCCAGCCTTGTGAGGATTACTTTGGCCTAGTGGAAAGATCCTAATACGTACTCGGGAATTTGGGGGAGTACCGTGGATTATGTGGGTTTCTTAACATGTATTTCTTGTTCTCCAGTGTCACGAGCAAGAGAAGCAGTCCTAGATGCCCAGTTTCTCGTTCTGGCTTCAGACTTGGGCAAAGAGAAAGCCAAGCAGCTGCGCTCTGACCTGAGCTCATTTGATATGTTAAGATATGTTGAAACACTAGTAAGTTCAAAGCTACAGAATTTTAATTAAATGCTTCTTTAAAATGTCTTATTATATAATTCTCTACTTGCCCATATCAGTTTGCAGAtggtttcctcttttttttttttttttggccttagAGTATTCCACAGAGGTCTTAGAGTTTTCTATGGAGGTCTTAAGACATTAACAGATTAAACAGATCTCTATGGAACTCTGTGGTctatctgccagcctctgccttctgagtgctggaattgagGCTGTGAGCTTTGAGCAGTTGGAAACCTCTTagtgttctcttctgagactctggATCTTCTGGTTGTTTAATAGCCATTTCCTCTGTTACTTCCTAAATGTTTTAGGTCATCCTAGGACATCTGTCCTGAGCTGGACCAGAGCTCACACTGTGGAGATGGAGGTTGAGGGCAGCTCAGGGTAGAGGGCAGCTATAGATGAGTTAAACCTTCTTGTACAGGCATattctgtcttggaaaaaaattttaaaaccataCAAAGATGATGGGCAGTTTTGTattgattttagtttttaattcacCTACCTTTGCCTCTTAACAAATGTGAATCATTGGTACCTGGAGTTTTCAAACTTTTTGATGCATTCGTCCAAGAATagaatcacttttttttttttttcatgtttttggtctttgcagtcctggctgtcctggaactcactctgtagaccagacagacctggaactcatggagatctgcctgactctgccttctgagtgctggcattaaaggcgttaCCCTACCACACCTGTCGGAACACTGAATTTTGTCAGTGTTTTTATGCTTAAAAGGTTATTAGAATGGTTTaagctgtgtgtgctgggacAACTATGTCATCTCAGCTACTCagaaacctgaggcaggaggattttaagGCTAGGTTATATGAAGAGGCCCTCTTAACAGTTGCAGAAAAGGGGGTGttgctcagtagtagagcacttgcctagcatctCTAAGGCCCTTGGTTTAATACCCAGTGTTGGAAAAAGTCAGCATTTGTGAGGTTGGACCAGATAAAGTGGGTGCGggttatttgcattttatttaaaatcatgAGGGTGCGGGTTATTTgcaatttgttgtttttaaagttttagttTTCTTAAACTAAGTCTTGTGAAGTACAATGTATTTTGGAAATGTTGGCATACACATGCtaagtgtttttaaataaaagttagtTACGCTTTAACCTTTAAATAACATCACATCAGTTAAAGTCTTAAAGCAGGAagtagttttctggagtctagtaTAACTCCAGTATAACATCCAAGTATAACATCACAATAAAACATTAAAGGAgaaggctgggtatggtggctcacgccattaatcccagcactcaggtggcagaggcaggcagatttctgagttcgaggccaacctggtctacatagtgaggctcTCTGGACTGGATGGCAAAAGAGTGGAggagaaccagtggccactctgATCGGGGCCCTAcagcttcccttcctcccttcaccTGGTTGCATTGAAGGTTTTCtaattattgtttatatatactacTACCTTAAGAACTTTTAggcatataatatatgttatttcTTAAGAATTATTTCTTAAGAATTATTACTAATGTAATATAATACCCACTACACCTGGCTGTAATAATTCACTTCTGTAAAATAAGAGACAAGAGAATTGTTTGATTTGTTGCCAAGTCTCCTCAGGAAGAGACACTGTTAGGAGTTTCTTGTGTGTTACTGCTCTCTGGATATACTGAGGTCCCGTTTACGAAACTGACCCGTCACTAGGATTAAAGAGACAGCTAGACTTCTGGTTCTATACTGTAGTGCTTGGTTTGGGGTCTTCAGTGTCCCTGCTAGCTTTGCTCCTGGTGGGGTGCTCCTGTACCCCAGTAGGCCTCTATGAGCTCAGTGCCTGCCTTTCTCAAGCCCCTTGGGCTGGAGTAGAAAGGAACGGGGTTTCTCTGCCTCAGCACAAATGACATTTGGGCTGGGTACCGCTCTATTCTGAGTGCTTCTACTGTGCACTATAGGATAGTTTCCCTGGTCACTACCTACTAGGTGCCATAGCATGTCAGTTGTTGACTGCCAAAAATGTTTTGTACTTCCAAAACATCCTTTGGAGGCAAAATGCCTTGTTTGAGAACGGCTAAGCCAAATCATCTCACTGCCCACCCAAGTTCTCAGTATACTGAGGAATATCTTCTCACAACAGAAGGCACTTTTGAATAGAGATCTATATGTAATATTATCTTTGCAATAAGAAGTCGAACTAGTATGAAGACAGGTATTCCCTCTGGCCTCTATTGACTTTGGAGAATGTTTGCCTGTGGtttaacttctctctctctctctctctctctctctctctctctctctctctctctctctctctctctcttgtagcTGACGCATATGGGTGTAAATCCACTAGAAGCTGAAGAGTTCATCCGCGACGGAGACAGAACTGATATTGAATTAattgtctatgactcctggaaaATATCAGGCAAAACAGCAGAAAACACCTTTAATAAAACCCATACATTCCACTTTCTGTAAGATTATTTTCAAAATCCAACAGACTAGCCATAGTCATAATTTGTAAAtcttaagttatttttatgtAGGGACAAAGATTTCTAAGTAGTAAGGAAGTCGCAATCATGAAGCCACTGTTCAGAGACTTCCCCGACTTGATCAGAAGGCCATAAATGTCACTTGAGTCAACAGGTCTCTGCCTTCCCTTAACAGGAAATGTCAGGGGCAGGACCTTACCAAGGGATTTGGGGATCTGTAGCGTGTTACTGAATCTGTTTATGATACCTGAAATCTTTATCATGCAGGAGGATGAAGGCTCCTACTGAGAGAATCTTGAGATTGTGGCAGGTTATTATTTATTAGAACCTCCTTTTGCATGATCACTCACTGTATTTGAAGACTGTTTAACCAGCTCATTGTCTCGACTTAAGAAATGAAGTGGCTGATCTAGTATGTGACAAACCAAGGACGGCTCTTGCTGTCCTTTTAAGACAGCCTATAAGTGTATAACCCCTTCCCCAGTAGATCCTTTCCCGGGGGCAGCTGGCCAATGTGGTCTAGTCCTTTTTTTTCCTATAACGCTAGGATACTGgtctctaattctttttttttttctttttctttttttctttttcttctttttttttttttagactttatttattcatttaatgtatataagtacactgttgctgtcttcagacacaccagaagaggccatcagatctcattatgggtggttgtgagcttccatgtggttgctgggaattgaactcaagacctctggaagggcagtcagtgctcttaaccgctgagccatctctctagcccatctcTAATTCTTTTAAGCCTGAGATTGGTAGAGTCTATATTAGAATGATTTGTGGAGTTTGGGCTGTGGCAGGGCTAGGGCCTGGCCCAGGCATCTATAACACACCTCTGGCAACTGAGATGCCCAGAACTATTGTATAAACTATACACACTTTTTAAGACTACACTTTTAATGTGTGTGATAAATTCCAAGTCTGCTTTTGTTCAGTGCTAATCTCTATGTCTTAAGTCCTGGCATCTAAAGGGAAAGCCTCAGCCTTTGTCATCACCCAGCCCAATTTGTAGCCATAGGAATTGTTCATAACTCTGCCCCATATTCTGTTGCCTTGCCCTCTGATGTGCATCCCCTCATCTTCCTGCTAAGCTTAACTTACCCATTGGTCCTAACCTGGATGCCTCCAGCAAATTCTCCCTAGGGAATATCAACAAATGATCAGATTTCCCAACTGGGTCTTGTTAGCGTTTGGGTAGCTATTTCTGCCAAAAAGGTTTTCTTAACACTATAGGAGATATCACATTGAGGTGATATGCAGATTAATCTCACTCCATCTGTATTACATATGTTCATTTCAAATATATCAAGCAAATGGGACTAGATTCTAGAGACCTTGAACTGTACATGATACATGAATTACTGCAACTGAAGGCTATATTAggattagtttttgttgttgtttgctggttggttgttttgtggAGGAGAGGATAGCGTCTTAATCATTATGACTGGTGTCTTTAGGTGTCCTCAGCTGCGAGCCACTACCCTGGCATACCTAGACCTGTGCTCCTCTTTCTGAGCACAGTTGGCTCTAACCGGATGTGGTAGCACAttcctttaagcccagcacttgggaggcagaggtaggcaggcagatctctgtaaatttaaAGCTAGCCAAGtctacaaagagttccaggacagccagctctacacagagaaactctgtcttgaaaaacccaaaatccaaaaccGAAACCAAAAAAAGTTGCCTTTGTGTGACAGGTAAGAGGTTAGTTTGGAGGGTTCCCCAAATAATTCAGCAGCTTACTGTAGTCCAGAGCACCCGGAAAGTGTCAGAGAGGGCATCTGATCGACAAACTCAACTTCTTATAGAAACATAGATGGAACAGAAAAGATGTCGCCACCTGAATTTCTGTCTCTAATGCCTGCCCTGAAGTTGACTACACTACACCAACAGCTTTTATTTAGTCAGTGAAGGGGGTTTGTgtataaaagaaacaagaaagacatGAAAGCATATTTTTCACTAGGTTGGGTTCAATCCATGGGGAATTTCCTGTGCCGAAGCCACGGAGTGATCGGCCGAGACAGCCTCGCATGATAGAAGAACAGCGTGCAATGCCCGCTCAGGTTTGCTCTTCAAATATTGGCTTTTTAGACTAACCTATGTTTACTATATATGAGGTTGGGTGTTGGTGGAGTTGGTGGCCAGCTTTGCCTGCTTGCCAGCTCTAGGCTAACTGGAACTACATAGTAAACACCCTGACTccatttaacaaaaaaaaaaaagtcttaagtaTCTAAGTGTTATGGTCTAGAGTCAGGTTCTTGTCATTCAACTATTTTATTTCAGATGTCTCTTAACATGCTGTTGGATTGTTCACTTTCACTTATTTGCATGATTTTAATTACTTCTCCCAAACCTGAGTTTCTCAACCTGAGAGATGTCAGCCCTAGGGCTGCATGATTCCTATTGTGAGGGAATTGTCCAGGGCATTGTTAAGATGTTTAGAATTCTTGCCTCTACTAACTAAATACTAATAGCACTACACCAGCTATAaccagaaaatgtctccaatatTGATCCCTGTGGGACAAGATCACGTCCAGTTGTGAACTACTTGTCCTTAAACCATTGGTTGTGACTTTGTTTAATCTAAAGACAGTTGAGCTAGCTGTTTAGTGCCATTGCCTGTCTACTAAGAATATAAGGATTTTACTGAAATGAGAAAACTTTTATGACACTGGAAAGTTTAAGACATGTAAGTTTAAAAGCTAGCAAGCCCAACCAAAACTTTGAGCTTTGGATGTGCAACAGAGAAGGAAAGATTGTTAACTGCCGTGTGACTTGTTTCTCAGTTGAAATGCATGGAAGAATCTCATCAAGAAGCAACTGAGAAAGAAGTAGAGAGGATCTTGGGATTGTTGCAGACATACTTTCGAGAAGACCGTAAGTATGGCGCCAAGTTAAAAAGTGCTGCCAGTGGTGTGTACTGGGCTTGCCGCTTTCTACAAggttcttttatttaaaaggcACTTTCAGTTGTATATATTTGAGTTATTGTGACTcctccctgtttttcttttttaaagtatttattgcccaggctgacctggaactcagtagtttaagctggcctcaaactcacgggTGTCTgcttgccttagcctcctgagtgcaggaattACAGGCAGAAGATACAAACCtgtctcactttctttttttggtcaAACAAATGAAGCTTTTCTTCCTTAATACCTCATGTGGCGATGataaattaacttaaaaagtGTTTAggtcactattttttttaaagatttatttattttatgtgagtaagtcactatttttttttttaaagatttatttattttattttatgtgagtacactgtaactgccttcagacacaccagaagaggacattatggatggttgtgagccaccatgtggttgctgggatttgaactcaggaccttcggaagagcagtcagtgcttttaaccgctgagcggtttgttattttaattttatgtgtatgggtgttttgcttgtctgtatgtctgtgtgtctgtgtacaacaTACGTGCCTGGTCCCATGTTCTTAAGCTTTGAGGCATGTCGCCAGCCCCCAGTACAGGCATCtacctgtcttctattcctcatGGTGGTCACTTGTCAAATGGGTGCCtgctttaacaatgttttctgtttatttcatgTAAATATACAGGTTGTTAGTTTTTGGGGAGGAGTACCTtcgttttccttttctttatttcaagCTAATCATGACACACACTTTCTGTGGTATGGCTTTTTCCTGAAGACTTTGTTTGACATCCCCCAACTTGCGCTTGCTCTTTTCAGGGTTTCCCATGTAAATATAGTTAATAATCCTTATCACTGGAAAGGTTCTTTGTTGCACTTTCCTGTTGTACTGCTGAGGTGGGATCTTTGTCTAAGTTGGTGTGTTTGAGCCACTATCGATGAGAGCTGCTCTTTGGGTGGCTGACAGGTCAGTTATCTGTATTTTAGTAGAAATGCCCAGCTGACCTTCAGAATAGTTTACTCCCCAGAGCAGGAGGCCTGCGTGTTCCTTTTTGTCTGATGAATGTTAAGGCATAGATTTTGATGTGAAACaaatagggttttttgttgttgttgttgttatgtgtgtgttttgaagattgttttttttttcttttcttttttctgcagCTGATACTCCAATGTCATTTTTTGATTTTGTGGTTGATCCACATTCTTTCCCCCGTACTGTGGAAAACATCTTTCATGTTTCCTTCATCATACGGGTAAGGTTTTAGATTTCTCTAAcatcttttatgtttttaaaatgatatacaACTGATAGAGGTATTTGTCCATTGTTGCAGAATTTTATTTGGTATGTAAGGTAAGCATTACTAATCTGAAATTGGAAAATTTCACAACTACTAAAGCAGGCCTATTAAAATAGGATATGAAGTTACCCTCTGGCAGTGTAGAGTATATATGGAGCAAAGATGAATTTCAGGCTTAGATTAGGTCCCAATTCCAAGATACCTCATTGTATTTATGCAACTAGCTCCAAATCCCCCCAAATTTGAAATACTTTTCGTTCTAAGTAAAATGGTAAAGCTTGAATATGAAATGACTACAATATGGTAAAGTTCCTGAAGTTTTCATGCTATATAAAAATAAGCTTACCAGGCAGTGAAGGCAtgtgcctttagtcccaacactcaggaggcagaggcaggcatatctctgtgagttcaaggccagtctggtctacagagtgagttccaggacagctaggactacacagagtaaccctgtcacagggtggggtggggagtgggacaaaaagaaaaaacttactcccaagaaacaagagaccagccgggcggtggtgcagcacgcctgtgatcccagcactctgggaggcggaggcaggcggatttctgagttcgaggccagcctggtctacagagtgagttccaggacagccagggctacacagagaaaccctgtctcgaaaaaaccaaatccaaaaaaaaaaaaagagagaaagaaagaaagaaagaaagagaaagaaagaaaaagaaacgagACCAaagaagcaggagaaaggaaCAGTCTCATATCTctcaagtaataataataataatatagaaagAAAGCAATAAAGTTAATGTGGCAAAACAGCTGGCAGATATGGATAGAGGATCTATGGGAGGGCTTTACAGTCATTTTGTAGCTTGTTAAGGGTGGAACATTTACACATCATTAAACCCCTTTCAGTCTGTTAAAGATCCCTGAATTAAGCCTTACATCATGTTGCATTCTTAAACATGTAAgataaatttggtttttaaatttagACAAAAGCTTCTATTTACCCATGTACTTTGTCAAACGACAGAGGCATGTTTGCCAGTGGTCCCAGTAACAGAATACTGCATATTAAATTCTGCATTAAAATGGAATGGAATGCACAAATCAGCTAAAGGGGAAGATGGTTGTCCCTGACAGTTTCTCACGCTCCTCAGGGTTCACATGATGGGAGGAGAGGATGAGCTTCACAGGCTATCCTCTAAGTTCCATAAGTCCACATAGTGCCGCGTCTGTGTCTGGTAAAAATCAGGTAGAAACGTGAGCAGTAATCTTCGTGAAGGCGATGTGCGAAAAGCCTTATCTGTGACTCAGGGTACATGCTGACTGCCTGAAGTAGAGATTTTCCTAAGTGATTAAGTATTTGTATGCAGTAGACTTTGGTGTTTGCCTCAAACCAtgctttttgttttaggatggtTTTGCAAGAATAAGACTTGACCAAGACCGACTGCCAATAATAGGTAAattatactatgttcatagaaatcAGTTTTAGAAAGTATTaagagttggggctggagagaaggctcagggggtaagagcactcattggttgcttttccagaggtcctgagttcaaatcccagcacccacatggtggcttacaactatctgtaatggaatctgatgccctcttctggtgtgtctgacgacagctatagtgtactcacatatataaaataaacaaatgaatctttaaaaaagtatttccaaaaaaaatattagagtttttgaaatgcattttattttactaaatgtaagggtttttgttttggttttttttttttttccttttcttctcccccaccccccccaaatggctcaggctagcctagtctagtctggccttaaactctcaaTCTTCttagtactggaattaaaagcttctgttttgtttggttttttttttgttgttgtgtttttgtttagggtttttttgtttgttttgagacagggtctgtctccttagccctggctgtcaggaacttactgtgtagaccagacagACCTGGTACTCagtgatccacttgcctctgatcttcctgcctctgtctcccgagtgcagGGATGGAAGGCTAGTGCCactacaattttttttcttttttttttttttaaaccaaagaagtTCAGTTACTAAGATGGTCTTACCATGTgtccctggctagcctagaacttgctatgcagaacacactggctttgaactcaaaaagATCCACTTGTTTATGTCTTCTGGGTATTGGGATCAAAAGCATGTGCCATCTTGTCTGATAAATTCCCATttcaataaaatttatataaacaaaatgaatctGTCCTAGTTAACTGAAAATTGTGAAAATAGGGTGGTTTTAAAACTATCTGTTTTAAAGATTAGCAAAATGGTGAGTCCCCCTAACTGTGAATGTTTGTAACTTCTGACCGCCACTTGTCGGTGTTGCCAGAGCCTTCCGTCCGAGGTtctgctctccttccctcttaCCTGCATACAGTCTCTCTTGCTCATGCCCTTCTGAAGTCCCTGTGGAGAACTCAGGACTTCCATGGCAGTTACTTGTTAGGTGCTCTCAGCTTCATCTCACTAAGGTTTAGCTAAGTGGCGAGTGCATAGATACGCTAAATGTTTAGAAAAAGACACTGCGATTAGTGGAAATCAGCGGGGTTCCTTGCTGCACTACTAAACTGCTTATGGTACATGACATCTAGAAAGTACATACAAGTATCTTCTCAGTGCAAACTTCAATCCTATGATCATTTACTGTTCAAGCAACCTGTTCTGACTGATAATGTTTTAAATCTTTGTCTTTTAAACAGAGCCAGTGATTAATGAAGAAAGTGAAGGAGTTGACCAAAACATTCAAATTAGGAGTCAAGGAATTATAGCTTTGAGTTACCATGACTGGGAGGTAAGGCCCTGCAGGTCACCCCAGGGCGGTTCTGACCTGAACCTTCCTCCCCATGAACCCACTGCCTAAATGTTTGTTTCTGAGCAGGAGATTGTGAAGACCTTTGAGATTTCTGAGCCCGTGATCTCTCTGAGTCAGAGCCAGCAGCGGCTAAGTGCCTGATGCCAGCTGAAGGTAACATTTCCTACACAGACAGCCACAGTTGTAT
This portion of the Apodemus sylvaticus chromosome 1, mApoSyl1.1, whole genome shotgun sequence genome encodes:
- the Nsmce4a gene encoding non-structural maintenance of chromosomes element 4 homolog A; its protein translation is MSGDSSGRRSEGRGRGRDPHRDRTRSRSRSRSPLARRGAAPDRREAAERPSLEDSDPSDSGDELMDPACLEAEYDQGLCRQIRHQYRALINSVQQNREDILNAGDKLTEVLEEANTLFNEVSRAREAVLDAQFLVLASDLGKEKAKQLRSDLSSFDMLRYVETLLTHMGVNPLEAEEFIRDGDRTDIELIVYDSWKISGKTAENTFNKTHTFHFLLGSIHGEFPVPKPRSDRPRQPRMIEEQRAMPAQLKCMEESHQEATEKEVERILGLLQTYFREDPDTPMSFFDFVVDPHSFPRTVENIFHVSFIIRDGFARIRLDQDRLPIIEPVINEESEGVDQNIQIRSQGIIALSYHDWEEIVKTFEISEPVISLSQSQQRLSA